From Clostridiisalibacter paucivorans DSM 22131, the proteins below share one genomic window:
- a CDS encoding sigma-54 interaction domain-containing protein translates to MSNNINCKLDSTTFYKLINHMYDEVFVWDTNYRVVYVNESCRRHYGREPQDLIGKSFFDLIDAKWWDPSILPIVFETKKPHAIRQKTLLDAELLTIATPIFDENNNIKYVVMNVRDPIYERDLYNTQHPSSLSTKNSTDLIPIYKSEKMQKVIDLVKKISLVDVTCLIYGESGTGKSLLAKYMHAISPRRDKPFINVNCASIPSNLIESELFGYEKGAFTGAVNAGKKGLLEAAEGGTILLDEISELPYNAQAKLLHVIQNKEFTPLGTYKSKKVDVKIISATNKDLKSMVASGQFREDLYYRLNVVDIHIPPLRQRKEDIEPLIYYFLNTFSHKYNARHEISPAAIGVLLNATWKGNVRELQHIIERLVVTIDDIVIDVEHLPKNIFEIVDCSNIPKVSDELSFDQIISNYERLLVHDAYKKGPSSRKVARQLGISQTRALKLINKYIT, encoded by the coding sequence ATGTCTAATAATATAAACTGTAAATTAGATAGTACTACGTTCTATAAATTAATTAACCATATGTATGATGAAGTTTTTGTATGGGATACTAATTATAGAGTTGTATATGTTAATGAATCATGTAGAAGACACTATGGACGTGAGCCCCAAGATTTAATTGGCAAATCTTTTTTTGATTTGATTGATGCCAAATGGTGGGATCCATCCATACTCCCTATCGTATTTGAAACCAAAAAACCCCATGCTATACGCCAAAAAACCCTACTTGATGCTGAATTATTAACAATCGCTACCCCAATTTTTGATGAGAACAATAACATAAAATATGTTGTAATGAATGTCCGAGATCCTATCTATGAACGAGACTTATATAATACTCAACATCCCTCTAGTCTCAGTACTAAAAATAGTACAGACTTGATACCTATATATAAAAGTGAAAAAATGCAAAAAGTAATTGATTTAGTAAAAAAAATAAGTCTTGTTGATGTTACTTGTCTTATTTATGGAGAATCAGGAACGGGAAAAAGTTTATTAGCTAAATATATGCATGCCATAAGTCCAAGACGGGATAAACCTTTCATCAATGTTAACTGTGCAAGCATTCCTAGCAATTTAATAGAATCAGAGCTTTTTGGATATGAAAAAGGAGCATTCACTGGAGCAGTAAATGCTGGTAAAAAAGGTCTATTAGAAGCTGCAGAGGGAGGAACAATCTTATTAGACGAGATATCTGAACTCCCTTATAATGCCCAAGCAAAACTATTGCATGTGATTCAAAACAAAGAATTTACACCTTTAGGAACATATAAATCAAAAAAAGTTGATGTGAAAATAATTTCTGCAACAAATAAAGATCTTAAGTCAATGGTTGCCTCAGGTCAATTTAGAGAAGATTTGTATTATCGTCTTAATGTAGTAGATATTCATATTCCTCCACTAAGACAGAGAAAAGAAGATATTGAGCCTTTGATTTATTATTTTTTAAATACTTTTTCACATAAATATAATGCTAGACATGAAATATCACCTGCTGCAATTGGTGTACTCCTTAATGCAACATGGAAAGGTAATGTAAGAGAACTTCAACATATTATTGAACGCTTAGTAGTTACCATTGATGACATTGTAATTGATGTTGAACATTTACCTAAAAATATTTTTGAAATTGTTGATTGCAGCAATATTCCTAAGGTTTCGGATGAGCTGTCATTTGATCAGATTATTTCCAATTATGAACGACTTCTTGTCCATGATGCCTACAAAAAAGGGCCCTCTAGCAGAAAAGTTGCGCGTCAACTCGGAATCAGCCAAACAAGAGCCTTGAAGCTTATTAATAAATATATAACTTAA
- a CDS encoding mandelate racemase/muconate lactonizing enzyme family protein yields MKITDVKVICLRVPSKGERCTWGEDAVIVKVYTDKGLVGIGESDSSPLVVKGVIEAPGSNLYCYGLKEILIGENPLEIQKLYNKMYWSSNYLGRRGAGIHAISAIDIALWDIASQYYNVPIYMLLGGKYRDKIKAYGTFIPADEPNKNKDIAARLKAQGFRSIKFGGGILGDDPITDCKIVTAVREELGDDFELQIDLATKWRTYGHATGMFERLKHLNLNWIEEPIMADDLRGYAKLSGQTSAKVAGGESLTTRYEFKTFIENAQPDIVQPDITRCGGISEMKKIYDIAQLNGTKMIPHGFSTGILLAATVQFLAVTEQGDLIEYSQSNSPLFTDLVKNRIQFKNGYVTVPDCVGLGVELDEDLIKKFEVK; encoded by the coding sequence ATGAAAATTACAGATGTCAAGGTTATTTGCTTACGTGTACCTTCAAAAGGAGAAAGATGTACATGGGGCGAAGATGCAGTTATTGTAAAAGTATATACAGATAAAGGTCTTGTAGGAATAGGAGAAAGTGATAGCTCACCACTTGTGGTGAAAGGAGTGATAGAAGCACCTGGGTCAAATCTATACTGTTATGGGCTTAAGGAAATTTTGATTGGTGAAAATCCATTAGAAATCCAAAAGTTGTATAACAAAATGTATTGGTCATCAAATTATTTAGGAAGAAGAGGAGCAGGAATTCATGCAATCAGTGCCATTGATATTGCACTCTGGGATATTGCATCACAGTATTATAATGTACCAATATATATGCTTTTGGGTGGAAAGTATAGAGATAAAATTAAAGCCTATGGAACTTTTATTCCAGCAGATGAACCAAATAAAAATAAAGATATAGCAGCAAGGTTGAAGGCACAAGGGTTTAGAAGTATAAAGTTTGGAGGAGGTATACTTGGAGATGATCCTATTACAGATTGTAAAATTGTAACCGCTGTTAGAGAAGAATTAGGTGATGATTTTGAACTCCAAATTGATCTTGCAACGAAATGGAGAACCTATGGCCATGCAACAGGGATGTTTGAGAGATTAAAACATTTAAATTTAAATTGGATAGAAGAACCTATTATGGCTGATGATTTAAGGGGTTATGCAAAATTATCTGGTCAAACGTCAGCTAAAGTAGCTGGTGGAGAGTCTCTAACAACTAGATATGAATTTAAAACTTTTATTGAAAATGCTCAGCCAGATATTGTACAGCCAGATATAACCCGTTGTGGTGGTATTAGTGAAATGAAAAAAATATATGACATTGCTCAATTAAATGGAACAAAAATGATTCCACATGGGTTTAGTACAGGTATACTTCTTGCTGCAACAGTACAATTTTTAGCAGTAACAGAGCAAGGCGACCTTATAGAATATTCACAAAGCAATAGTCCGTTGTTTACAGACCTTGTTAAAAATAGAATTCAATTTAAAAATGGATATGTTACAGTTCCAGATTGTGTTGGATTAGGTGTTGAATTGGACGAAGATTTAATAAAAAAATTTGAAGTTAAATAA